The proteins below are encoded in one region of Avibacterium volantium:
- a CDS encoding ABC transporter ATP-binding protein, translating into MINLHNVSLAYGVKNISAQIPQGKLVGIMGGNGAGKSTLLKAIAGILPLETGSILLNDKPLTEMSLTEKSQTLAYFAQSTNIYWDLSVYDVIALGLPETQLIPKEKVRSKKDKFFDRLFNSSHQQWQQEKIQQAAKQFSVQHLLEQPFQQLSGGEKARVQLARCCIKNAPILLADEPIAPLDPYYQIDILEQLKSLTPNTTCVVAIHHLDLAYRFCDEIILLHQGNLLAHGNTQNVLTAENLAIAFGVKAEIDCINQNILKIEKYEF; encoded by the coding sequence GTGATTAACTTGCACAATGTAAGCCTTGCTTATGGCGTTAAAAATATCAGCGCGCAAATTCCCCAAGGTAAATTAGTGGGCATAATGGGCGGCAATGGCGCAGGGAAGTCCACTTTGCTCAAAGCCATTGCGGGCATTTTACCACTCGAAACAGGCTCAATTTTATTGAACGACAAACCGCTCACTGAAATGAGCTTGACTGAAAAAAGCCAAACGTTGGCGTATTTTGCGCAAAGTACTAATATTTATTGGGATTTATCTGTTTATGACGTAATTGCGCTCGGCTTGCCCGAAACACAGCTTATCCCTAAGGAAAAAGTGCGCTCAAAAAAAGACAAATTTTTTGACCGTTTATTTAATTCATCACACCAACAATGGCAGCAAGAAAAGATCCAGCAAGCCGCGAAGCAATTTTCTGTTCAACATCTATTAGAACAACCTTTCCAACAGCTTTCAGGCGGCGAAAAAGCCCGTGTTCAGCTTGCCCGTTGTTGTATTAAAAACGCACCAATTTTATTGGCAGACGAACCCATCGCTCCCCTTGATCCTTATTATCAAATTGATATTTTAGAGCAATTAAAATCACTCACCCCAAACACCACCTGCGTTGTCGCCATTCACCACCTTGATCTTGCCTACCGTTTCTGCGACGAAATCATCTTGCTCCACCAAGGTAACTTACTCGCCCACGGCAACACGCAAAACGTCCTAACCGCAGAAAATCTAGCTATTGCGTTTGGTGTGAAAGCGGAGATTGATTGTATAAATCAAAATATCTTAAAAATAGAAAAGTATGAATTTTAG
- a CDS encoding FecCD family ABC transporter permease, whose product MKRLNLSLLTLLVLLIAFAIFHQLGDFAYLRNAQGIATDMRSLVLWDIRLPRLGLAILTGASLALAGNAMQGLFQNPLASPGLLGAANGATTASVFLLYYFSVPLSLLLFGGIAGALASFLLVYAIAKNKGATMMILAGVAVNMLLGSAIALLLSNAQSPWALAELYRWLQGSLMWAKIEPLLLSLPIVVVGVICLYCQRRYLDLLTFGEETASTMGIDPKRSFFITTLGVALLVGATIPQTGTIGFIGLIAPHFARIWLKKRPSQLYLTSGLIGALLLLLADLAIQYVPFFSHIYIGTLTAIIGAPCLIWILLTQQRRLARD is encoded by the coding sequence ATGAAACGATTAAACCTTTCCCTTTTGACCTTATTGGTTTTGTTGATTGCCTTTGCGATTTTTCATCAGCTGGGGGATTTCGCTTATTTACGCAATGCACAGGGGATCGCCACCGATATGCGATCTTTAGTGTTATGGGATATTCGCTTGCCACGTCTTGGTTTAGCTATTTTAACGGGAGCAAGCCTTGCACTGGCAGGTAATGCAATGCAGGGGTTGTTTCAAAATCCCTTGGCTAGCCCAGGGTTGTTGGGAGCAGCAAATGGCGCAACCACGGCGAGCGTGTTTTTGCTCTATTATTTTTCCGTGCCATTGTCCCTGTTGCTGTTCGGCGGGATCGCAGGGGCATTAGCCAGCTTTTTATTAGTCTATGCCATTGCAAAAAATAAAGGGGCGACAATGATGATCTTGGCAGGCGTTGCGGTGAATATGTTGCTCGGCTCGGCCATCGCCTTATTGCTTTCCAACGCACAAAGCCCTTGGGCATTAGCAGAATTATACCGCTGGTTGCAGGGATCATTAATGTGGGCAAAAATCGAACCGCTCTTGCTTTCCTTGCCTATCGTGGTGGTGGGCGTAATCTGTTTATATTGCCAACGCCGTTACCTCGATTTACTCACTTTCGGGGAAGAAACAGCTAGCACGATGGGCATTGACCCAAAACGTAGCTTTTTTATCACCACCCTTGGTGTGGCGTTGTTGGTGGGCGCCACCATTCCGCAAACTGGCACAATCGGATTTATCGGCTTAATTGCCCCGCACTTTGCGCGCATCTGGCTGAAAAAACGCCCTTCACAGCTTTATCTAACTAGCGGGCTAATTGGTGCGTTACTTTTGTTACTTGCCGATCTTGCTATTCAATATGTGCCGTTTTTCTCGCATATTTATATTGGCACGCTCACCGCCATTATCGGCGCACCTTGCTTGATTTGGATTTTGCTTACTCAACAACGGAGATTAGCCCGTGATTAA
- a CDS encoding helical backbone metal receptor: protein MQKIRVFFTALFFSVPLWAQEQFVSLTLCSDRLLAELARPEQIAAQSIYSTNPLMMLDKINQNKPALNARLTDLLPYLDKTILLNEQFYPLLVADLKKLGVKILPINDSPQTAEQLFALILELGKRFGNETHAQQLVEKLKNSDFQLNQRNTQTLILSDTGVVEPIFPQYQALLKLLGLTPLESTITAQNFSLEKLLRAQPNWLISISDKQGYNEQAEVLTHPLIANMFPAQRMATMPLKYGYCFDQGVWQGAAMIYRQLNKREQAE from the coding sequence ATGCAAAAAATTCGCGTATTTTTCACCGCACTTTTCTTTTCCGTTCCGCTTTGGGCGCAAGAGCAATTTGTGTCGCTCACCCTATGCAGTGATCGCTTGTTGGCGGAATTAGCTCGCCCTGAACAAATTGCTGCACAATCTATTTATTCCACCAATCCCTTGATGATGTTGGATAAAATTAATCAAAATAAACCCGCACTTAACGCGCGATTAACGGATTTATTGCCTTATTTGGATAAAACTATTCTGCTTAACGAGCAGTTTTATCCCCTGTTGGTGGCAGATCTGAAAAAACTCGGGGTAAAAATTTTGCCTATTAATGACAGCCCACAGACAGCAGAACAGCTTTTCGCCTTGATATTGGAATTAGGCAAACGCTTTGGTAACGAAACCCACGCCCAGCAGTTAGTAGAAAAGCTAAAAAATAGCGATTTTCAGCTCAATCAAAGGAATACGCAAACCTTAATTCTTTCCGATACAGGCGTAGTTGAACCGATTTTTCCACAATACCAAGCCTTGCTAAAATTGCTCGGCTTAACGCCGCTTGAAAGCACTATTACGGCACAAAATTTTTCCCTAGAGAAACTTTTGCGTGCGCAGCCAAATTGGCTGATTTCCATTAGTGATAAACAAGGTTATAACGAACAGGCGGAAGTGCTGACGCACCCTTTGATTGCCAATATGTTCCCTGCGCAACGAATGGCGACAATGCCACTGAAATATGGTTATTGCTTTGATCAGGGCGTTTGGCAAGGCGCGGCGATGATTTATCGCCAACTGAATAAGAGAGAGCAAGCAGAATGA
- a CDS encoding TonB-dependent receptor plug domain-containing protein, whose amino-acid sequence MQKNIITTAILLSFSTALYAIENAAQSEQLAPIYVYSAYAEPVSEEQTASSVTVLTEKDFAERNANYVSDVLKTVPSVALGASGGRGTLTSLYLRGADPNHTAVIIDGVKVNPVSGYGYDFGGLSLSNIDRIEVLRGEQSALWGSDAMGGVVYITTKSGLYKDKPFNVDFDLGTGSKGTYDGSLTLSGQQNGFYYSLHGDSHRTKGISAYSSDRFHYTAEDGSRVSTGGAKERDKFHRDALSLRVGYDDGEKGIDFLASHFSQTAHFDNSYAAETAFDDYTHTRETTFKLSGYVGSEKELFKHKASVSHQKTDSDTLGSWASGYDAKKLNANYQLDINFDREGELQQALSLLTEYQRSTYDFGSSANRKKHLTEKSVAAEYRLFSENEHSLSLSGRYTDSNHYDNSFTGRIAGTYRLLPNVKAHASFGTAIQNPTITEFYGYNGTFLPNPNLKPEKSKGGDIGLLFETTDKRHSLDVTYFARNVKNFISTAYLPSGVSQAVNMNGSTKIKGVEIAYNGKITDDLSAYANYTYTQTKDSKGQTLLRRPKHMANLGLAYQITEALGTNVNVNYVGKRVDTYFDETTYASSRVKMPSYTLVGLGANYQVTSNLNVYANLNNLFDKKYESVAGYGQYGRTLYVGLKGSF is encoded by the coding sequence ATGCAAAAAAATATTATCACCACAGCAATTTTGCTCTCATTTTCTACCGCACTTTATGCCATAGAAAATGCAGCACAAAGCGAACAGCTCGCACCAATTTATGTTTATTCCGCTTATGCCGAGCCTGTAAGCGAAGAGCAAACGGCGTCATCAGTAACGGTTTTAACCGAAAAAGATTTCGCTGAACGCAACGCCAACTATGTTTCTGATGTATTAAAAACCGTGCCAAGCGTGGCATTGGGTGCATCAGGCGGACGCGGTACATTAACTAGCCTTTATCTGCGTGGCGCAGATCCAAATCACACTGCGGTGATTATTGACGGCGTGAAAGTTAATCCTGTGTCAGGTTATGGCTATGATTTCGGTGGATTAAGCCTAAGCAATATTGATCGCATTGAAGTGTTGCGTGGTGAACAATCGGCATTATGGGGTAGTGATGCAATGGGCGGTGTGGTTTATATCACCACGAAAAGCGGGCTTTATAAGGATAAACCCTTTAATGTGGACTTTGATTTAGGCACAGGTTCAAAAGGCACTTATGACGGCTCACTGACTCTTTCTGGTCAGCAAAACGGCTTTTATTATAGCTTGCACGGTGATAGCCATCGCACAAAAGGCATTTCAGCTTATAGTTCAGATCGCTTCCATTACACAGCGGAAGATGGCAGCCGCGTGAGTACGGGCGGCGCAAAAGAGCGAGATAAATTCCATCGTGATGCGTTATCATTGCGTGTGGGCTATGATGACGGCGAAAAAGGTATTGATTTTTTAGCTAGCCATTTTAGCCAAACAGCACATTTTGATAATAGTTATGCCGCAGAAACAGCCTTTGATGATTATACCCACACTCGTGAAACCACCTTTAAATTAAGCGGTTATGTTGGCTCGGAAAAAGAGTTGTTTAAGCACAAAGCAAGCGTTAGTCATCAAAAAACCGACAGCGATACACTTGGTTCGTGGGCAAGTGGTTATGATGCCAAAAAGCTAAATGCAAACTATCAGTTAGACATTAATTTTGATCGAGAAGGTGAGTTGCAACAAGCGTTGAGTTTGCTTACAGAGTATCAACGTTCTACCTATGATTTTGGTTCTTCGGCTAACCGTAAAAAGCATTTAACCGAGAAAAGCGTAGCGGCGGAATATCGTCTGTTCAGTGAAAATGAGCATAGCTTAAGCCTAAGTGGACGTTATACCGATAGCAATCATTATGATAATAGCTTCACTGGACGTATTGCGGGAACTTATCGCTTATTGCCGAATGTGAAAGCACACGCAAGTTTTGGTACAGCCATTCAAAATCCAACAATCACTGAGTTTTATGGTTACAACGGCACATTTTTACCTAATCCAAACCTTAAGCCTGAAAAAAGCAAAGGTGGGGATATTGGTTTGCTTTTTGAAACCACAGATAAACGCCATAGCTTAGATGTAACTTATTTTGCGCGCAATGTGAAAAACTTTATTAGTACCGCTTATTTGCCTAGTGGGGTTTCACAAGCGGTAAATATGAATGGTTCAACTAAAATCAAAGGGGTTGAAATTGCCTATAATGGCAAAATTACCGATGATTTAAGCGCTTATGCCAACTATACTTATACCCAAACAAAAGATAGCAAAGGGCAAACCTTACTTCGCCGTCCAAAACATATGGCAAATTTAGGTTTAGCCTATCAAATTACTGAAGCACTGGGTACGAATGTGAATGTAAACTATGTGGGTAAACGCGTTGATACTTACTTTGATGAAACGACTTACGCTTCTTCACGAGTAAAAATGCCGTCTTACACCTTGGTTGGCCTTGGCGCGAATTATCAAGTTACGTCAAACTTAAATGTGTATGCGAACTTGAATAATCTGTTTGATAAAAAATATGAAAGCGTTGCAGGCTATGGCCAATATGGTCGCACCTTATATGTGGGCTTGAAAGGCAGCTTCTAA